The Myripristis murdjan chromosome 8, fMyrMur1.1, whole genome shotgun sequence genomic sequence aaaacatgatcaactgtcaatataaaaaagattttttttaagttttactaAAAATTCATGTAAGATATATCCCAGGGACGTAAGATGTCCCAAAATTATAGAATGACCCATGTAATTTTCTTGTGGCTTGATATTTTTTGCCCTCGCATCACAGCAGGATTGAAGATTTGTCTGGGCGCTGTTTAGCAAAGCTCATAGGAGTGAGAGCCTTCCCTGGTGTTTCAGCCCCTGCAAACAcacgtctctgtctctgggccCCCAGCAGCAACACACCTCTGtcacagcaggtaaacacaggtgttagcAATGACTTTAACTTTAGGTGACCAGTGTCTCACACTGCGTTAGACCTTAATGACCACCTTAATTAACTATTTGCTATTGATCTGTCATGGGACTGGATTCAACACTAACTGTACACATGCACGTAACTCAGTGAACAggtttaatttcatttactgAACTGAATCAAAACTGAGACTCCTCCTCTGCTGGGCTGCTTCAGTGAAAGCAGAGCAGCCCAGATGTTCAGGTGTTCTGCGTCAGtgacctcctgctcctcctgtctGAGCAGGAGCACGGCTCCTTGGGCTGCACCTCGTCCTCCTCAAAGGCCTGAGAATTTAACATCGTCACTTGGTTGACGATGTGGCCCCAGGCTCGGGCCTCCTTGTTGGTCCTCTTGGCTTTTGCCAGCAGTGTGACCACCTTCAGCCTCAGCCTGCTCCTGTTGCAGAGAGAGCTGGACCACAGTCAGCCACTTAATCTTCAGAAACCTGGACtatttctctttatctctctcagaatcatgggaaaaaaatgtgatgagaAAATCAGCTAAAAGTGAccaaaacatcataaaaaagaaggaaaagctACCAAAACATTAGCccacaaataagacaaaacaaaatacatatatatatatacatatatacgtgtgtgtgtgtgtgtgtgtgtgtgaaaattatAATCAACTATATATGATGATGTACTAATTAtaattttcaaatcattttctgaaaaaaacaggaaaaaacacttCATAAAGATACAAGGAAAACTATTTATACTATGTATACATTAGTGACAAAATcatgaaattagaaaaaaacccataataaaacagtttataataacacacacacacacacacacacacacatatatatatatatatatatctcacaGGCCTCACCTGTCTGCAGTTTTGCCAGCAGAGGCCGACAGCTCGTCTGGTCGGTCCTGGGACTCGGACTCAGACTCGCTGCACTGACGctctgaggatgatgaagatgatgatgtgacAAACTTTCTCCTCTCACCCATCCATTACATCAACAACACACCTGAAGGCAAACCCACCTGCATcctggtgtgagtgtgtgtgtggtcctcaGCCTCGGCCTGTTCCTGTTAACACATTTTGACTCGGTTCACGCGATAAATTCAAAATAAGTAAATGCATAGTGTGGCCCCTCACTGCCTCAGACGGCTTGTACCTGTTGCTGCTGGCTGTTATTTCTTGtgctcagtttttgttggaCATGATCCGCAAACACAGCGAGGATCAAACTGTCAAGAGAAAACAGTGGAAACCTTTATTTACAACATCCGTGACAGGGAATTTTTTCATGGTGAGACCAAACGTGTTTCACATTATGCATGTTCACCTGCATATGTAAAGGTCATTTCTTGTGAATCTGGCCAATGCTCTTTTTTGCTCCCCcactgtttttgaaagaaacccaGTGAATCTGCTCTGGTTTCAGAGGTTTACTGCTTATTAAAGGCGTCTGTAATGGGAAGTGAAGGCTGAGAAACAGAACATACTGTCCATGTCTATGGCACTGAGAAAAACTGGTTGTTGATTATTCCCCAAAAAAAGATGTGAGCTGGACTGAGGCTCCCATCCTGAAAATCAACATGCACTGAAACGCACCCCCGCCCAGCCCAAAAGTGACTTACTTGATTAAGATATAGTACATGATGTAAATGTAAAGCCAAAGCATCAAGATGACATAAGTGTTACCTGAAAtcacaaaacatacatacatactgtaagtcAGACGTCAGGGCAAGTACTATGGCAAGAATTATTATGTGATATGAATATTATACAGATCAGCGGTGTGAGTGCCCTCTGTGgccacagaaaaagttcattcaaagcagcatcaccttgtagctgaaagtcctCTAAATATATAGTTAGCTTTAGATTGCAGTTTTCttgcttcagagctgctgtaaagtttattttttcactttgacacagccaggctaacaactcgcATAaaattcaagtctttatgctaagctaacaggaaatgctacccataggaactgaaccaatggacgtccagaggagaaaatggagtCCAACATccggtctcagtctggggaagtcgggaaatgGCTATTTGGCCCAAAATATTGGAGTGAAAATTTGACGATACAATCCTCAACTAAATACATGACCTCAAGCAGTCACATGTAGCCACATTGGCTACATGAACTGCCACATTGTTGGAGTTGCTGACCTGGGGATTTGAACCCTGGACatccatttaaaattaaaacgtTTATAATGCATTCTAACAGTCACAATGTTGATAAAATTCAGGAAAAAATCACACATGATTCTCCTGGTATCTGGTGTTTTGTCAAATTTAAGCTCACCTTAAATTTTGTCAAACTTAAGGTGAAGTTTGGTCAAACATTTAGCGAAATAGAACATGTGCAGTACGACTGTCACTGTGAACTCCAGGTTCAGACGTTTGGGTGGCAGCTGCTCAGTCGCTCACACAGACTCACCGCTGGACTTGTTGATGTAGACGATCTCCCCCCAGTCGTCCAGAGTCAGTCTGACCTGACCATGTTCctgctctggttctggtcctgGCTCTGTTTGCTCCTGTTCCTGTTGACCTTCCACAGCTCACCCAGCATCACTCTGCCTGAGGCTGCAGGCGGCTGGAAGCCAGAGAAGCTCAGAGTGAAATGAAGGCAGCAGAGCAGAAGCAGACGGCTCATCTGTGCTCAGGCTGCTGCTTCTGGGAGGCTGGTTCTCTATAAAGTCCTGCAAGACAGACCTGAGGTCAGTCCACAGAGAGATAACCGAACTTGGACTCGACCTTCACCCTCGGCCTGTGAGAGACGTGCGAGTGGCCACAGCCTCtgcaggtggagcaggacaggaaTAATCCTGGCTTTATTCCAGGGTGAAGATCAAACTGTGTGACCTTTTACAGCCTTTAGATGGCGCTATATATAAACTGTCGACACCAACACAtggtctgtttctctttctgctgctgAGTTCAACAGGAAATGACAGACTGCATTAGGTGTGCTGGTTTTCAGATCTCACCTCAGCAACAGCACAGATCAGGGAGGAGGCTCATGTTCAACATGAAAGATGCGATTCCCCTCATGTCCACTAGGTGGCAGACTCTCctcagctcagagagagaggggtgttATGGCAGACAGATattgttgagtgtgtgtgtgtgtgtgtgtgtgtgtgtgttttagctaattttcagatcattttcttgcaactttttactaattttcttacaaattttaaggtaatttcttGCTAggttgctcatcaccttttcccatgtttttgaaagaaaaaagccAGTTTGTACAGATTACTTGTTTAAATTCTTGTGGCTTTCAAAAGCATTTCAACACAGGAACTCTGACATGGATCCAGGTCTCAAAGTATATACTGCACATTTCTTATATTTTCAATAATTCCAGGTGAGCAAAAGGAGGCAGCAGCCAATCTCTCCCAGATGACGTGAATCCTGTGCTGGATCATGACAGGACCCAAGCAGCTCTGTGAAAACtgatttccccaccgtggggcTCAGTGTGGATGAGGGGAGGGAAAACCTCTACTAGAAGACAATCAGAGTAAATCCACCAGAGCCACTCGGACGAAGTGGAGTGGTTCCTGAAAGCTGACGGCAATACGATCCAGAGATGCCGCTGTACCTGGGGAGAAGGTTTAGCTCCTTTGACCAGCAAGGCTACATGAGCGGAGGTGCAGGTTATGTCCTCATGAGGAAGCAGTGAAAAGATTTGCTGGGGGCTCCAAAAGTGGGGAATGCAATAATCACTCAGACACTGAGGACACTGACATTTGTGGCTTTATGAAGCTCTTCTCATCATGGGACAAAGTGATGAGACCGGCAGCCTGGCTCTTGAAATTCAAAGGGACTCTGAGACACTTTAGACTACAGGAGAAAGACAGTTACTCACTCCACAGGAAGTGTGCAtgaaaattacaggaaaaaagttgatttgtgtgtgtgtgtgtgtgttttaggatTGATGCCGCACTGTCCTCAGCACTATCATAACTCAGATCTTCTACTGCCCCCTAGTGATCTTTGCAAAATgaataaactaaaatatatattttttacacaaCCCCTCACTCAGGCTAGTGTCACCAGCATTTCCGATGGTCACCcttaaagtcttaaaatgtcttaaattaaaTGTTATAAATACTAACCTTTAAAATTCATTAGTCTCAAATTTGACTGTGTTAAATTCTATTGTTTAGCATAAacattttatctcatttcaTTTATCCGTCCATTTCAGATTAAAATTTCTGTTGTTATAAGCTCTCAGTCTACTAGATAACAGCTacagaagaaaatattttatttgggTATATTAAGTCAAAATCTTCTGGTCACTTTTGTGGTGTGAGGTGACTTGTgcactttaaaaagaaaaaaacaaagccaatacactttttggttgaaaagtatttattaaatgccattttaacattacattttgaacataaaaaaattgtaattaaGACGAGAGTAACACCttttaaaacacttaaaaaacctctataaaccttttttttctctgaagagTGTCTTAGATTTTGTATTTCCTCTTTTATCAAAGAACTGAAACATCtggactgcaaaaaaaaaaaaaaaaacaaaaaaaaaacaaaaacaaacaaacaaacaaacaaaaaaacatgtgtaTACATTATGTTAAGTATAGCCCCGGATTTGGTGTTGGCAGTAAGTTAGCacaggaatacaaaaaaaagggaagtttaatttattaaatgataaataatcatCAACTGACAGGTTAATATGATATCTGACATATTCTTTGGTTTACAAATACTAAGCGCATCAATACTGCTTGATAATGCTCAATGTTGCAAGAGAAATCATTAGTATACCCAACCAGTGTCGCCACATCATCTCCCTGAAgtgtcagctgctgcagtggcaTCAAGCTGCTGGAGGAGTCCATTCAGCTGTTCAGTCTAAGAAAGCCTGAATGAATACTAACTGGGTTATAATCTTTGGCATTTCTTGTTGTACACAACAAGTTGGGATAATGTCTTTATCTCcctcaaagtgaaaaatcacCACAATGCACAAGCATTTGCTTTGTAGATTTGCCTGGACAGGTCCATATGCTCTGTGATTTCATTACCAATTCACAAATGAATTTGGTCTGTCTGTATACAGCATATATGAACACTTGAGGATTAATGCGGTTATGTAAAAAGATTGGAAAACTGCGCTGAAGACTTTTATGGCTATTAGTGTTTTATGTAACAAGGAGAGTGGTCCTTTGACTGAATACTGTGTGTCTGAATTACTCAATTGGATATATGTGTTGATTTGCATCTTGCCTCATATGCAGCGCAGCAGTGACCAGCTGCAGCAATGCAAATTAACATGTGATCATGGCGTGGGCCACAATATCTTATTAGGCCACACTAACTCAGATCAGCACCTTTAGCACTGCCCCAGAGCAGTGCTAAAGGTGGCTATGTAAGAAGCTGGTGATGCACAATGTCCTGCTGGCCCACAAGCCTGGAGAATGCTCCATAATATCTCAAATAATTATCATTCATGCTTTAATTGATCACTTATATCATCTATTAGCAATAATTAGATTAAATCTTGTAGCATTACAGCTGTGCCCTTCCCTTTGATTTTGTCTCATGTAATTAAAGAAATTATTGCAGTGCCACATTATGTAATGGCATGCATAGTACAGTGCTATAGTACTACTAGCTATAGTActagactctctctctctctctccctctctctctctctccctctctctccctctctctctctctctctccctctctccctctctctctctctctctctctctctctctctctctctctctctctcacttatcGTCTCGCTTCCCATCTGTTGTGTCCCTGCcagtactctttttttttcttgttgctgtCATTCAGGGATAATAGCTAGAAAGACCTTTCTAGTGACTCTTAACTTGAACCACATTGACAGggacagcagcaggaagcaaagcagcaaacaagaaaaagaaggaaagagagataaTTATTTTACATGGATTCCCTCTTTTTCCCCACTGATAAGGATTAAAATCCAAAGAGGAGGTGAGATATAAGAAttgaaaatacagattttttttttttatcacatttttattgaattttgttgtttattataGTACAACCATTTTGATGATGTTGCATTGGTGTAATTTCAGCCAGAATGCTTTTACAGCAATTTGAATGTTTCACTGGAATACTGTACATCCACAGCTTTAagcctgtctttcttttccagACCAGAGCTTCTGAGATAATCCATAAGAGACCTCATTCCTCCTCACTGGAATACACAGATAAACACCGATCAcggttttacacacacacacatacaaacacaagagaaaaacaatgaTATAGCAACAACACACATACCATATTAAAGTAGAGTTGAAATCCGGACCAACAGCTTCACAAATACATAGGGGAAAAAGTATCCTGGGATCTCCACCAAACCTCTCATCATGAGTTCTGGACAAGCGTGCATCTTTCttagaggaggaaagaggagacaaGTAAGTGAACATGTGCCTTCTGGTTTCTGTTTCTAGCTGAGTGGTTTTCTCTGTTTACACGTGGTTTCACTGGAGGAGAAATTAAAATTCTCTaatgattaagaaaaaaaataacgtAATTCTTGAATTTCCTTGGTTTGCTTCTCTGAAAGGCGGATGTTACCTTCATATGTTGCTTGttatgaaaaacacaacaacaacaacatatttttaggtattattatattttacaattttgGTGATTGTTGATAAAAGTGCTGTGGAGCCAAAGGGAGAACCAGCTTAAAGGAGAAGTCCCCCTCTGGCAGAGCGATGGAGGAGCAAACTTTTTAGCTGTTACACCAGCCGGGGGCATCGACTTTGACTCTGCTTTGCTCTTATTTGTCCTTAATCGCTAAAAGGTTGTACACAgaataaaaactgttttgtgtaTGCAACAAAATACATATCCAAAAACAATACCTGTACTGAACTCCAATGTATGTATTTTGATAAGCAGAAATGTCATTAGTTCACAGCAAATCTGGTCCAATGCTGTAGCCActgaatgtatatatgtatctgGGCTCAATAAGATCAActattgtaatattttaaaaaattaatttaaaaaaattagaaGGTTTTAAGCAGGGTTTTAAAGGATAGCACACACTCATTCAGAATATTATAACATGTTTACAGATAATGCTAACGtgcaaacagaaatgtgtcCCGAGATACACACCAACTCATAGTCAAAGGATGGACAGAGATATACGGACGCTGGCGCAGAAACTAATATTGATAGTAATAACAGTAACTGATGTGGAAAATGagaatgcaaaaaaagaaaaaagaaagaaaaaaactgcttAAATCAAGCAGATCATATGAAAAACTCAGATTATAAAAAAAGACGTTactcctttcattttcatttttcctcaggACTTGGCCTCCACATTAACAGGGCTCAATAAGCACATGCGAGTGCTGCGTTTACtctgtcatgttgttgatgGGATTATCACTGGCAGTAAATTCAAAAGCACAACAATACTACAGCGGCACACAAAGCCtatgcaaaataataatcatattaATATCTGTAGTGTAGTTGGGGGAGCAGCAAATGCTGAATGGAGAACCTTTGTACATATAGTGTAGcgtggtggtgtggtgtggtgtagTGTAATGTGGTGTAGTGTATATATAGTGTAGCAAAGCAATGCTACACATGCTTTAATTTGTGCTCAGGGATTAGAATTACTGCCGTCTGTCAAACTGAAACGCACATGTCAAGGAAATTTTTAACAATGTatgaaaatacactgaaaataacTGAGTTGCTTTAGACATACGCTCTGAAATCTGTTATGCAATCCTATTTtgttaaatgtttaatttctttcatttttccgTTGTGCATGTGTAATACTTGGACCTGCAGAGAACTGAGACAGTGAGCTCTTGTTGGTAGCATCCTGctgaggaatgaatgaatgaatgaatgagtcacTCTCTGTATCCATGAGGTGTTTCTCATCCAGAAAAATTCAACTACTATATGGTTGATCTATTGTAAGAGCTggcaaaatgttttctgaaataGACCACATGTTAAATATAAAGGCTTTGCTCATTCCGGCGGTTTGGGGGGCAAAAAATGGGAATTGTCAAAACAATGgagaatttaataaaaaaaaaaaaaaaaatcttagacATCAATTTGCATCATTTTCTTCAGTCTTATCCTCGTCACCCTGTCCTCTCTCTTCGGTCACTGGCATTCTGCACAGCTaattctatatttttatataaaagaCTCTATAGGACAATTGTGTCCTCTAGATTGAAGAGTGTACTCAGTttctttttactcttttttccagttttaaacaaacaacataaactAAGTCTAAGATTTGAGAGCATTTGTTATTTAAGGTTTGTTATTTGCAAAGTATCATGCATGTACCATGAAAGTCATAGCCCACTAAAAtgagttttgttgtgttttgtttatatctggCAATTACTATTTATACACATGGGTCTCACTACTCAGCATGTGATATAGGCATACGTTTCATTAATATATGTTATTAATAtctgtttaaaattatttttatcagAGATGTTTTCATGTAGCCTGATGTCATTCCATATTGTTGCTATAAATATCCTTGTTCAGAACATGCGATGGACTAATCTGGTGTGGTGAGATGTTACGGCATGCCTTTTAATGTCTGCTATAGTAAAACAAGATCTGCCATATGGTCTGCAAATGCATTAGTTCCTCTACAAGTATAGAGTCAATTCGGACCTCAAAGTtattgaagagaaaaaaagacctCATTCAATGAAACTGATGCCACCATGTGAATGACGGCTGATATGTTGATGGTTGTGGACTCTGGGGCTAAGGTATTATACATATAAAAGTACTTATCATCTcatgttgatttcatattgttttgcAGTCAAGAAATCTCACACATGATGAAATAGAAGGTAATGAacattttcatgcttttcattaaaatatgctTGTGATAGTGCAGTGTGACATTTTCAGCTTAATATTTTGTAGATTTTAGTTATATGCAATTGTcagtctccctctcccctctgtttTGTAGAGTTACGTGAGGCTTTTGAAGAGTTTGATAAGGACAAGGATGGTCTGATAAGCTGTAAAGACCTGGGGAACCTGATGAGGACCATGGGCTACATGCCAACCGAAATGGAGCTGATACAACTGGGCCAGACCATCAACATGAATAGTGAGTAACAACATGTTAACCCCAAATATTTACATACTTACCATATATCAAAAGCATGTTCAAGACTTTTAGCTCAATGTGCTGTCATTTGCTCTGATTTACCTGCGTAAAGTgtcataaaacaaacagaccaaaAACATCTTTAGCATTTTTGCCACTGTGCCTACAATATTATCAGATTTGCAGACAACTTAAGCTTTGATCATTAAAAATTAGTCAAAGTCATGAATTAGCAGGTGTTGGTGTGCTTTCAAGAATATTCCTAGATAACTGGAAATGTCACTGCCAttattccagtgttttgttttgttttgttttgttttgttttgttttgttttgttttgttttgttttgttttgttttgttttgttttgttttgttttgtttgactttaTGGTACACAACTTCCAGAAAAGGTTTTCGGTTGCATTTCTCAGGGGTGTTAAGGTTGGTCAGAGACAATGAATTCATAATATATTAACAAGAATATGTGTTTCCAAGAATATGTGCTTCCGATTTTAAAATATGACTCTAAATAAAGCAGGAAACTGTTATgattttatgttatgttgtgtcCTCTGTCTCACCGcagtgggagggagggtggaCTTTGAAGATTTTGTGGAACTAATGACCCCCAAGCTTCTGGCTGAAACGGCAGGGATGATTGGACTGAAGGAACTTAAAGATGCTTTTAAAGAGGTgagtttttctttcatgttttcatatgaAGTGACAAGCTGTAGTGTATGATGGATGGGAAACAGTGCTGATTTTGCATTGGGAGCATTTGGAACCCAGCTCCATCAGGTGATGCTGTAGCTTCAAAAAATTGAGAGCCTCACTGTGGGTCAACATAATGCCTGAATAAAAAGGTTTTGGCAAGAACATCTTGATTAATATTTAAAGTTTTGTCTGTGATTAACATCGTTGCAttgcattcacattttttggGTGTACCAACATGTTTGAGTGTGCGATGGATGTGTGTATTTCCAGTGCGAGCTATGATGACAATGCCCATCCAGTGATTGTGTTAGACAGATTAGCGGGGAAGCTGTTGTGTGCATGCTCTACAGATCTCATATAACAGCCTGTGGCACCAATAGGCCCCACTTAGTTAGACAGACAGCTAACTCAAAGATATGGCTTTCATTATTGCATTACAGTAGCCACAATATCTACTGTTATGATAAACACTTTGTCACTTAAAACCACAGGACAGATTGAATGTCCTCACCACAAATTCATATTGAGCTCAGATTTCTACAAACCCTGGAAGTGCAAtaacaactaaaaaaatatatatagatggGTGAAAAAATAAGTTCCTTGGTAAGGTGTTGGCATAGATTCAACTCTGGACTCTGGACTCTGGAGTCTGGACTGTCCTGGCAACACTGTTAACACACCACCTAAGGAAAGGATTTCTGGGCTTCCAGCACCTGGGAGGCCAGACATGCCCCCAGTTGCTCGCAGCACCTGGTGCTAAGTTTTTCTAACTTAGGGTGAGCTGGTCAGGTCAAGTCAGCCAGCCATTTCTGTTATACCTCTTAAGGGATGCACCCATGGGCCATCCAGGTGTTAGAACCAGCTGATCTGTCTTGACTCAGGGATACTGCTAGTGTGCTAAACTCCTCACCCTGAGAGTTAGGAGAGCAGTCCAGCAATCTCTTTTAGGTTGCTTCTATCCACAGTGTCTTTCTTTCAGTCACCAGATGATGCTCAGATGAGGGTCCGAATGAAAATCAACCAGTAAACCAGTGTTGTAAGCTTTGTTGCTGAGCTTAGCCACTCTTTTTGAATAAGATCCTAGATGTGAACCTCTTGAATTAGTACAGTGGCTCACTTCTTGCTGAAGCTACCTTTTCTCTGGGAGACAGACATGACTTACAATTGGAATAGCCAAGTCTGAacccaactacatcaaacttaGATTGAAAGCTTTTCAATGCACATTGAAGATCAAGCAGAGATGCCACCCTATTGTCACCAGggcctgcactgtgtgtgtgtgtgtgtgtgtgtgtgtgtgtgtgtgtgtgtgtgtgtatgtgtgtgtgtgtgtgtgtgtgtgtgtgtgtgtgtgtacctggtattgctaatgttgtggggacataaatctgtttacacagtcacgttgtggggactcgcctcaccattaattttagggtgaagacttgatttaaagctaagataactttagggttaggttaaggttagggttagggttagggttaggcaggtagtggttagggttaaggttaggataagtctccaggaaatgaatgtaagtcaatgtaatgtccctagaagtgatggaaaccaacgtgtgtctgtgtgtgtgtgtgtgtgtgtgtgtgtgtgtgtgtgtgtgtgtgtgtgtgtgtgtgtgcgggtgggtgggtgggtgtgggtgtgtgggggaCTATATGTAAAAGAAAGAAGTGAATGAAGGGTCCTGTCATTAAACTTAATTGTGTCGTTTCGGATGGAGAAGCTCCTTCCTGAGGGCACACAAGGAAGGAGGTTGCCATCCTGAGCTTCTTTCTTTTACCACTAAAAGTGACTGCTAGTCCAAGTACTGAGCAACCCCTCAGTTGTCACATTCAGTACCAGAATCATACCTCTGGTTGGTACCGCTCTTCCTTTCAGCACCAGTTCAGTCTTCTTCCCCTGTTGCCTCCTGACACCTGTAGTAGGCCAGCTTTCCCCATCCTCTTTGCTCAACAGGCATTGCAACCAACTCTGAACCTCTACCTTGTGGAAAGCAGGCCCACAAGGCAGTAGCCCCTCTGGCTGTGCTAAGCCAAGTTATAGGAGTTTTACAACAGTGGAAAAATAATGGGAAAATCTTCAGCGAACCCTGATATAACGCCTACCAATTGTATAACAGTTGTCTGGTGTAGCAGAGAGGCTGCCATGGTGAATCAATATTTATTCAGCAATCACTCATTCACGgtgtctgtttttctccttctgtctgATATAGTTTGACATGGATGGAGACGGCGCTATCACATCTGATGAGCTGAGGCATGCCATGATGAAGTTACTGGGCGAACAAACCAACAAAAGTGAGATTGATGCAGTCGTCAGAGAAGCTGACAACAATGGAGATGGAACAGTCGACTTTgagggtgagacacacacacacacacacacacacacacacagagacagagagagagagagagagagcaacaagaATATAAAAGTTTAGGCCTGTCATATAGCA encodes the following:
- the cabp5b gene encoding calcium-binding protein 5b encodes the protein MSSGQACIFLRGGKRRQSRNLTHDEIEELREAFEEFDKDKDGLISCKDLGNLMRTMGYMPTEMELIQLGQTINMNMGGRVDFEDFVELMTPKLLAETAGMIGLKELKDAFKEFDMDGDGAITSDELRHAMMKLLGEQTNKSEIDAVVREADNNGDGTVDFEEFVKMMSRE